In Candidatus Omnitrophota bacterium, a single genomic region encodes these proteins:
- a CDS encoding D-alanine--D-alanine ligase gives MEIKDFGRVGVLMGGPSSEREISFKSGHAVLGALLESGIEAIGINIVSESEEENVRLLKGYNLTGAFIALHGRFGEDGAIQEILEKINLPYTASGVSASRLAMDKISSLEVLKAGGLSVPRSWFIEKATYQRKKIFDNDLGLPLVVKPANHGSSIGLSLVEFKEELPAAIQMAFKFDERIIIEEYIYGRELTVGILGQEVLPVIEIIPKSKFFDFQAKYQSRLTQYIIPADLKEGTSKMVRQTALEAHRILGCSGCSRTDIMLSKDGLAYVLEVNTIPGMTSTSLLPKAANVVGINFNQLCIKLLELAYEKAKI, from the coding sequence ATGGAAATAAAAGATTTTGGCAGGGTGGGGGTATTAATGGGGGGTCCTTCCTCAGAAAGAGAAATCTCTTTTAAAAGCGGCCATGCGGTATTAGGTGCTCTTTTAGAGTCAGGAATAGAGGCTATAGGAATTAATATAGTTTCTGAAAGTGAAGAAGAAAATGTCAGATTACTTAAAGGGTATAATTTAACCGGGGCCTTTATTGCTTTACATGGACGTTTCGGAGAGGACGGAGCAATCCAGGAGATTTTGGAAAAAATAAATTTGCCTTATACTGCTTCAGGGGTTTCCGCTAGCCGGCTGGCAATGGATAAGATTAGTTCATTAGAGGTATTAAAAGCAGGAGGGTTATCTGTTCCTAGATCTTGGTTTATCGAGAAGGCAACTTACCAAAGAAAAAAGATTTTTGATAATGATTTGGGATTACCTTTGGTAGTAAAGCCGGCTAATCATGGTTCAAGCATTGGGCTTTCACTTGTTGAGTTTAAGGAGGAGCTGCCTGCAGCTATTCAGATGGCTTTTAAGTTTGATGAACGCATAATTATTGAGGAGTATATATATGGAAGAGAGCTCACTGTTGGGATTCTGGGGCAGGAGGTTTTGCCTGTGATCGAAATTATCCCAAAAAGTAAATTTTTTGATTTTCAGGCCAAGTATCAATCACGATTAACCCAGTATATTATTCCTGCTGATTTAAAGGAGGGTACTTCTAAAATGGTTCGGCAAACTGCTTTAGAAGCGCATCGGATTTTGGGTTGTTCCGGTTGTTCGCGTACAGATATCATGTTAAGTAAAGATGGCTTGGCGTATGTTTTGGAGGTAAATACCATACCCGGTATGACATCTACTAGTCTTTTGCCTAAGGCAGCCAATGTTGTTGGTATTAATTTTAATCAACTTTGTATTAAATTATTGGAATTAGCTTATGAGAAAGCAAAAATTTAA
- a CDS encoding cell division protein FtsQ/DivIB: protein MRKQKFNLPVRIVFVLAIILLAISFVIGYIWKALTTSEFFSVKQIIVRNSDISFNYLKGRNIFSLDLFGQSRKVSLGYPDCRKVRLTRVFPNCIFVDFLKRQPVALVKFYKNFVIDDQGFLFYPELTVEEAQLPVIYGLETKIFAPKAGVKYNRPEVELALTILKEFKVNKGFTGFTLKKIDVSNLQSAGFFLLLPKRAADYTNPNPVTEWMGFEVRIGEANIREKMMILGGLIMQARKEWPDIKYIDLRFKEPIIKLNNKP from the coding sequence ATGAGAAAGCAAAAATTTAATTTACCAGTAAGGATTGTTTTCGTTTTGGCGATAATTTTACTTGCCATCTCTTTTGTAATAGGATATATTTGGAAAGCATTAACTACTTCGGAATTTTTTTCCGTTAAACAAATTATCGTTAGGAATTCCGATATTTCATTTAATTATTTAAAAGGTAGGAATATTTTTAGTTTAGATTTATTTGGCCAATCCCGGAAAGTTTCTCTAGGGTATCCGGATTGCCGCAAAGTTAGGTTAACCCGGGTATTTCCTAATTGCATATTTGTTGATTTTCTAAAGCGCCAGCCAGTTGCTTTAGTTAAATTTTATAAAAATTTTGTGATTGATGACCAGGGATTTTTATTTTATCCGGAGTTAACTGTTGAAGAAGCGCAACTACCGGTAATTTACGGTTTAGAGACAAAAATATTTGCTCCGAAAGCAGGAGTAAAGTATAATCGGCCTGAGGTTGAGCTTGCTTTAACTATTCTTAAGGAATTTAAAGTCAATAAGGGCTTTACAGGTTTTACATTAAAGAAAATTGATGTGTCGAATTTGCAAAGCGCCGGGTTTTTTCTTCTTTTGCCCAAACGGGCTGCTGATTATACAAACCCAAATCCTGTGACAGAGTGGATGGGTTTTGAAGTGCGTATAGGTGAAGCCAATATCAGAGAAAAAATGATGATTTTGGGTGGATTGATTATGCAGGCACGTAAGGAATGGCCAGATATTAAATATATAGACTTAAGGTTTAAGGAGCCGATAATTAAGTTAAACAATAAGCCTTGA
- the ftsA gene encoding cell division protein FtsA, with protein sequence MLNNNYICAIDIGSNKISAAVGRVKKNRIEEIFFDSAPSVGVKEGVIVDATQLVICLTKIIKSLRAKSGLKIKFIHTNFSGKDISTKHSHAIIPLAERGNKVITSTDITSANEQARILGSSLEEEIIHVIPSSYSIDSKSNVINPIGLYSHRLEVDLYLVCARLSSLQSLSRVINQCGCEIRSLSFSGLVTSKAVFGSKEKKGLSIFCDVGSDITELLIFKDGLLQDIQILPLGGNSMTQQLCEGLKINFELGEDIKRSYGIIGDAGSIPENKEILVKRDEFYKPIKQRDVAQMTTNSGRLICSQIKEVVERKVALHEIDHFIMAGKTLLTDGFIEMMESLMGIPVAIGRINNPEIIPLSKENSELSGQKYLTYLTCLGMICEDLENKTVGNLTLVKPARNLLFKTINRFKEVYQEYF encoded by the coding sequence GTGTTAAATAATAATTATATTTGCGCAATTGATATAGGTTCAAATAAAATTTCTGCAGCTGTTGGGCGGGTAAAGAAAAACCGGATAGAGGAGATCTTTTTTGATTCTGCGCCATCGGTCGGCGTAAAAGAAGGGGTAATTGTCGATGCCACGCAATTGGTTATTTGCCTGACTAAGATTATCAAGAGTTTGAGAGCTAAATCTGGGTTAAAAATAAAATTTATTCATACTAATTTTTCCGGTAAAGATATTTCAACTAAACATAGCCATGCAATTATTCCTCTTGCCGAGCGCGGCAACAAGGTGATTACTTCAACTGATATAACTAGCGCCAATGAGCAGGCGCGTATTCTTGGATCAAGTTTGGAAGAGGAGATTATCCATGTAATTCCATCCAGCTATTCTATTGATTCTAAAAGTAATGTTATTAATCCTATCGGTTTATACAGCCATCGGTTGGAGGTGGATTTATACCTGGTTTGCGCCAGGCTTTCTTCCTTACAGAGTTTAAGCCGGGTTATCAACCAGTGTGGATGCGAGATCAGAAGCCTTTCTTTTTCGGGGCTGGTTACTAGTAAAGCAGTGTTTGGCAGTAAAGAAAAAAAAGGGTTGAGCATATTTTGTGATGTAGGTAGCGATATTACGGAGCTGCTTATTTTTAAAGACGGCCTCCTGCAGGATATTCAGATTTTACCTTTAGGCGGCAATAGCATGACACAACAACTCTGTGAAGGTTTAAAAATCAATTTTGAATTGGGCGAAGATATCAAACGCTCTTATGGGATTATCGGAGATGCAGGTAGCATACCGGAAAATAAAGAAATTTTAGTCAAAAGGGATGAATTTTATAAGCCGATTAAGCAGCGTGATGTAGCGCAGATGACCACTAACTCCGGCCGCTTAATATGTTCGCAGATTAAGGAGGTTGTAGAGAGAAAAGTGGCATTGCATGAAATAGATCATTTTATTATGGCTGGTAAAACGCTGTTGACTGATGGATTCATTGAGATGATGGAAAGCCTGATGGGTATTCCGGTTGCAATCGGCAGGATCAATAATCCGGAAATTATTCCTCTATCAAAAGAGAATAGTGAGTTATCCGGACAGAAGTACTTGACTTATCTGACTTGTCTTGGGATGATTTGTGAGGATTTAGAGAATAAGACTGTAGGTAATTTGACCTTAGTAAAGCCTGCCAGAAATCTGCTTTTTAAAACAATAAACCGTTTTAAAGAAGTTTATCAGGAGTATTTTTAA
- a CDS encoding YggS family pyridoxal phosphate-dependent enzyme, producing the protein MIKDNIETVRRKIKEVCVRIGTDPEKITIVCVTKGRPVSQIQEAARLGFKDIGENRVQEALQKYEEIPGVKWHMIGHLQSNKVKEALKVFDLIHSVDSVSLAQEINKQALKINKIQDILLEVKTSPESAKFGFSPQDLTSACAEIKELENVKIKGLMTIAPVVENSQQARPFFSELKRLRDKLNPDWLLSMGMSDDFEVAIEEGANIIRLGRAISQDNV; encoded by the coding sequence ATGATTAAAGATAATATAGAGACAGTCAGGCGTAAGATTAAAGAGGTTTGTGTAAGGATTGGGACTGATCCTGAAAAAATTACGATAGTCTGTGTAACCAAAGGTAGGCCGGTTTCACAGATTCAAGAAGCAGCTAGGCTGGGTTTTAAAGATATCGGTGAGAACAGAGTACAGGAGGCGCTTCAAAAATATGAAGAAATTCCTGGAGTAAAGTGGCATATGATCGGCCACTTGCAGTCAAATAAAGTAAAAGAAGCTTTAAAAGTATTTGATCTTATTCATTCTGTTGATAGTGTCAGTTTAGCGCAAGAAATTAATAAGCAAGCTCTTAAAATAAATAAAATCCAGGATATTCTTTTAGAGGTTAAAACTTCTCCGGAGTCTGCAAAATTTGGATTTTCTCCTCAGGATTTAACTAGTGCCTGCGCAGAAATAAAAGAACTGGAGAATGTAAAGATTAAAGGATTGATGACTATTGCTCCTGTTGTGGAAAACAGCCAGCAGGCGCGGCCATTTTTTTCAGAACTTAAACGATTACGTGATAAATTAAATCCTGATTGGTTGCTTTCTATGGGGATGTCCGATGATTTTGAGGTGGCCATTGAAGAAGGAGCTAATATTATAAGGTTGGGTAGGGCGATATCCCAAGACAATGTTTAA
- a CDS encoding pyrroline-5-carboxylate reductase: MFNFLRKKIGIIGFGNMGSAIAEGIKNKYAVCVFDKDKNKINALKNITVVNNPVELVKQCEVIILGVKPQDFDGLFNEIKFFVENKLIISIAAGITTGYIEKVLGKVAVVRVMPNLAVKVRKSTTAICKGWLATDKDMQFVFKLFKYLGIVFIFPEDMMDAVTAIAGSGPGFWCDLVQGKPKEEWKNFSLEHFIQEFSLAAEEVGFNKEDAKKIVTSTTMGTLATVEALGITPAELRDKITSKSGTTQAGLEALHNSGSLVEAAKAAVLRSKELSKKE; the protein is encoded by the coding sequence ATGTTTAATTTCTTAAGAAAAAAAATCGGTATAATCGGTTTCGGCAATATGGGTAGTGCAATTGCTGAAGGCATAAAAAATAAGTATGCTGTTTGTGTTTTTGATAAAGATAAAAATAAAATTAATGCTTTAAAAAATATAACTGTCGTCAATAATCCTGTTGAGTTAGTTAAGCAATGTGAGGTTATTATTTTGGGAGTCAAGCCGCAGGATTTTGATGGGTTGTTTAATGAAATTAAATTTTTTGTGGAGAATAAGTTAATTATTAGTATTGCTGCAGGTATTACTACAGGTTACATCGAAAAAGTTTTAGGTAAAGTTGCGGTGGTCAGGGTAATGCCAAATCTAGCAGTTAAAGTTAGAAAGAGTACTACTGCTATTTGTAAAGGTTGGCTTGCCACTGATAAGGATATGCAGTTTGTTTTTAAACTTTTTAAGTATTTAGGAATCGTTTTTATTTTCCCTGAAGATATGATGGATGCTGTTACGGCCATTGCCGGAAGCGGTCCCGGATTTTGGTGTGATTTAGTTCAGGGTAAGCCAAAGGAAGAATGGAAAAATTTTAGTTTGGAGCATTTTATTCAGGAATTTTCTTTGGCTGCCGAAGAAGTTGGATTTAATAAAGAGGATGCTAAAAAAATTGTTACATCAACTACTATGGGTACTTTAGCTACGGTGGAAGCATTAGGCATAACTCCGGCAGAACTAAGGGATAAAATTACCTCAAAAAGCGGGACTACACAGGCTGGTTTAGAGGCTTTACATAATAGCGGATCATTGGTAGAAGCAGCAAAAGCTGCAGTTTTACGTTCAAAAGAATTATCCAAAAAGGAGTAA
- the mtnP gene encoding S-methyl-5'-thioadenosine phosphorylase, translating to MSRIGIIGGSGLYSLEGLTHKKDVVLDTPFGKPSEKLSIGELYGKEIVFLPRHGIGHRISPSEINYRANIFAMKKLGVDRVISVTACGSLNEDMHPLDFVVVDQYVDRTNQARKATFFDKGIVAHISFSHPVCLQLSGILFDAGYTASKDLRIKMHKGGTYINMEGPQFSTLAESNLYRSWGMDVIGMTNMPEAKLCREAEICYATLACITDFDCWHPDFEKITVEMVINNLHKNINNAKKILHGLIKNLPDKRDCGCAHALKNAIITDRKLISAKVKKDLEIIIGKYIK from the coding sequence ATGTCGCGTATCGGGATTATCGGAGGAAGCGGGTTATATAGCCTTGAAGGATTAACTCATAAAAAGGATGTGGTATTAGATACCCCTTTTGGCAAGCCTTCTGAAAAATTATCTATCGGAGAATTGTACGGAAAAGAAATTGTATTTTTACCGCGCCATGGGATAGGGCACCGTATATCTCCAAGTGAGATAAATTATCGCGCCAACATCTTTGCGATGAAAAAATTGGGAGTCGATAGGGTTATTTCTGTAACCGCATGCGGCAGCTTAAATGAGGATATGCACCCGCTTGATTTTGTGGTAGTGGACCAGTATGTTGACCGTACAAATCAGGCAAGGAAAGCGACATTTTTTGACAAAGGTATTGTCGCGCACATTTCTTTTTCGCATCCGGTATGCCTACAGCTCAGCGGCATTCTTTTTGACGCCGGATATACGGCAAGTAAAGACCTGCGTATCAAGATGCATAAGGGCGGTACCTATATTAATATGGAGGGGCCGCAATTTTCGACTCTTGCTGAATCTAATCTTTACCGTAGCTGGGGAATGGATGTAATTGGGATGACTAATATGCCCGAGGCCAAGCTCTGCCGTGAAGCGGAAATTTGTTATGCCACCTTGGCATGTATTACCGATTTTGATTGTTGGCATCCCGATTTTGAAAAGATAACCGTGGAGATGGTAATTAACAACCTGCATAAAAATATCAATAATGCCAAGAAGATCTTGCACGGCCTGATAAAAAATCTTCCCGATAAAAGAGATTGCGGCTGCGCTCATGCGCTGAAAAATGCGATTATTACGGACAGGAAACTGATTTCGGCAAAAGTAAAAAAAGATTTAGAGATAATTATCGGTAAATATATAAAATGA